Proteins encoded together in one Branchiostoma lanceolatum isolate klBraLanc5 chromosome 11, klBraLanc5.hap2, whole genome shotgun sequence window:
- the LOC136445345 gene encoding monocarboxylate transporter 12-like, whose translation MPKVRFTDKPPDGGWGWMVVVGTFFIHVVVVGSAKSFGVFFAEFREVFQESAGVTSFIGSILGAVLLMCSPFAGALSNLTSCRTVIIAGGVISVVGLVVSFFAQTMIHLFFSVGILAGLGLCLMYSPSLAMIGRYFDKRHATANGIAVCGAGVGIFALPPLFQFLIDEFGWRGSLVIVGGLLLNGCVCGALMRPIQLKEQQVEREAQSDADQKRTLVSIGQKIIETFDVTLLKHRSFLVYCVSLFGTSLGNSMIFVHLVAHAQNIGVEKTPAAFLLSIMGISEAVSRPINGWLSDKRKISKVYYYMIGIAGLAISNIAIPFGRTYTGLVICMVFYGLFSGIFYPLIAVLVRKYSGVSRISGGLGWAFVFQGAAFLLGPPVAGWLYDATGNYDMSFFAAAIFIFVSVIVLLLNPCSTTRRTLGPGTGELPDRCDGIVVLSRMPRDTSSDAGQSNPGFPG comes from the exons ATGCCAAAGGTACGGTTTACTGATAAGCCACCTGATGGCGGATGGGGTTGGATGGTGGTGGTCGGCACTTTCTTCATACATGTCGTGGTGGTCGGTTCCGCCAAGTCCTTCGGAGTGTTCTTCGCAGAGTTCCGGGAGGTTTTCCAGGAGAGTGCCGGAGTGACTTCCTTCATCGGTTCCATCCTAGGAGCTGTTCTGTTGATGTGTT CTCCTTTTGCCGGTGCCCTGAGCAACCTGACGAGCTGCCGTACTGTGATTATCGCAGGAGGCGTAATTTCTGTCGTGGGACTTGTCGTCAGCTTCTTCGCACAGACGATGATACACCTGTTCTTCAGCGTGGGTATCCTGGCAG GGTTGGGTCTGTGTCtgatgtactctccaagcctGGCTATGATTGGACGCTACTTCGACAAGCGGCACGCCACAGCCAATGGGATCGCAGTTTGTGGAGCAGGTGTCGGCATCTTTGCTCTTCCTCCACTTTTCCAGTTCCTCATAGATGAGTTCGGGTGGAGAGGGTCTCTTGTAATCGTCGGAGGTTTACTGCTCAATGGCTGTGTTTGTGGTGCCCTGATGCGGCCCATTCAGCTAAAGGAACAGCAAGTCGAAAGAGAAGCACAGAGTGATGCTGATCAAAAAAGAACCCTCGTTTCTATTGGTCAGAAAATTATAGAAACATTTGACGTCACTTTACTGAAACATCGCTCTTTCTTGGTTTACTGTGTGTCTTTATTTGGAACCTCGCTGGGCAACTCCATGATTTTTGTACACCTTGTAGCCCATGCTCAAAATATCGGAGTAGAGAAGACTCCAGCCGCTTTTCTACTGTCTATCATGGGAATCTCAGAGGCGGTCTCCAGACCGATAAACGGTTGGCTGTCGGACAAAAGAAAGATCAGTAAGGTCTACTATTACATGATAGGCATTGCAGGACTTGCCATATCTAATATCGCCATACCGTTCGGGAGAACCTACACAGGCCTTGTGATTTGCATGGTGTTCTACGGGTTGTTCTCGGGCATTTTCTACCCACTCATTGCTGTTTTGGTGCGGAAATACAGCGGAGTGTCACGGATTTCCGGCGGGCTTGGGTGGGCCTTTGTCTTCCAGGGTGCCGCCTTCCTTCTTGGACCACCCGTTGCGG GTTGGCTGTATGATGCAACTGGAAACTACGACATGTCTTTCTTCGCGGCTGCCATCTTTATTTTCGTGTCAGTGATCGTGCTTCTCCTCAACCCGTGTTCAACGACCAGACGGACACTTGGCCCTGGTACCGGTGAACTCCCGGACCGGTGCGACGGAATAGTTGTACTTAGCCGCATGCCGCGGGATACCAGCAGCGATGCTGGACAAAGTAACCCGGGTTTTCCAGGATGA